The stretch of DNA CGGCTTTTCCAGCACATCACGGGCGCCCGCCCGCACCGCGGTGATGACCTCTGCGGTTTCGGGGAAGCCGCAGAGTGCGATGATCCGCACGCCCGGCGCGCGGATCCGCAGTTGCGCGATCACCTCGGCCCCCGCGAGTCCCGGCAGTCGCAGATCCACGAATGCGAGGTGGGGCGGCGCCTGTGCCACGTGGGCGAGTGCCGCCGCCGGCTCGGTGAACGTTACAGCGTCGCAGGCGGCGATGCGCAGCCATTCACCCAGCCGCCGCCCGACGGCTTCCTCGTCGTCCAGCACCAATGCGCGCAGGGGCAGCAAGCGTGTCATGGTGCCATTCTCCGGTCTGCCGGGTCACAAGCCAAGGGGCCGGGCGGACCGGGCTCTTGCAGCGTGAGTTCCGCTGCGGTTTGAATGTGCGAAGTTGTCAAGGGTTGTCGGTGGTGACGGGCCTGCGCTGGACAACTGGAAAATGCGCGGCCAGAGTGCGATAGTGTGCAAGGTAATGCGGTCGGCGGGGTGTATGTGCAGAGCGGTCGCTGAGCCGATTCGCCGGCGCCCTCCGGGGCTTGGTTCGGTGCAGCGCGGAGGTTGGCAGGACATGAGAGTTATCCATCGTGGGATCGTGGCGCTGACGTTGCTCAGCGCAGGCGGAGGTGTTGCGTGGAGCCAGGAGCGCGCCTCGGAGGTCCCCGCGGCGGGCTTCTGGCCGACACCGCGCATGATCGATTTCGGCATCAACCGCATGACGGAGGAGATGGCCAAGGTCTACGACCTGACCGAAGACCAGGTCTGGCTGACGCGCGAAGTGATCAAGTCCAAATTTCCGGCTTGGATGCAGGCCAACCGGGCTGAGATGCAGACCCTGATGAATGATTACTTCGAGGGCCTCATTGCGGACGAGCCGCCGACGCCTGATCAGGTCGCCGCCTGGTCGCAGCGCGTCATCCCGCTCTTCGAAGAATTCAATGTCCTGATGGAGGAGTCGGCGGAAGAGTTCAAGACGTTCATGACGGATGACCAAGTGGTAATCCTGAACGGACAGATGGCCGCGGTGCGGGTTGGCATGAACATGGCCCAGCAGCGCATGGAGATCTGGGCGGATGGCGGCTATGACCCCGATACGGAGTGGGTCCGCAGCCCGCAGTTCCGCGAGACGGAACGGGAACGCCGCCGCGAACTGGAGCGTGAGCAGCGCGTCGCACAACTCGTCGAAGAGGGCCTGCCCGAGTCCGAAGCGCGTGCGCAGGTCTATGCCGGCGCGGCGCCGGGCGCGGGACCCACACCGGAGGACCGGAACGTGCGGCCGGCCACGCCCGGCGGGGCAAAGGATGAATGGGACAAGTATGTCGAGGATTTCATCCAGCGGTACGAGCTGGACCAGGCCCAGGCGAATCGTGCACTGAGTTTTCTCGAGGACGCCAAGCGCTCACGCGACTCGTATCTACGCATCAAGGCCGGCGATATCCAGCGTCTGCAGGAACGATTGAGCGCGGCGGACTCACCCGAGGCGAAGGAGCGCATCGGCAAAGACCTCGAGAAGGTCCGCGAGCCGATTGACGGTTATTTCGCGCGCTTCAAGGACCGGCTGGAACGCTTGCCGACACGCGCGCAACGTGCGAAAGCCGAAGAGCGCGAGAAGTCACGCGAGACCGGTGGTGAGGCCCCTGCGGGCGAGCGTGCCGCTGGAAGTGCAAGGCGCACCGAGCAGAGCCAGCGCTGATACCTGTGGAAACACAGGAGTGTGATTGTCACGGGTCGACGCACTGGCAACGGCCGGGACCAGAAATCATGCCGTCCGGCTGCGATCGCGATCGCCCAGCGCGGGAAAAAGGAGAGGGCCCGAGCTCGCCGTCGCTCGGACCCTCCAAGCCGGGCTGCCCGCACGGAGTGGGCGGGGACCCTCAGCCCTGTCCGGGTCATCGACTGCCCCCCCGGACTGCGTGAATAAGGCACGTACCGGTTTCGGGTACTGACGGCCGCGTCCGGTAACGCGTGGACACGAGTTTGTTGACATACACGGCCACCGGGGCCTAAAAAAGCTTTTTCGTTCGTGGTGCGCGTCGTGTCGCCGTTCGGCTCCTTTCCCGCACCGTCTTGGGGGGAGCCATGTCTGAGGCGCTTCCTTGGAAACTCTTGTCGCCATCCTATGTGTCGTATTCTTCGCGCTGCTGGTAGCCGTACCTAGTCTGTACGGCTTCCACATGTACCTGCTTCTGTACCTGGCCCATCGGCGCCGTGCGTCGGTACGGGCTGAACAGCAGGCCTGCATTGCGCACTACCAGCAGTCCGTGCCGGATGAACAGTGGCCGCTGGTCACGACCCAGATCCCCCTCTACAACGAAATCAACGTTGCCCGCCGCATCATCGAGGCGGCCGCCAGGATGGACTACCCCCATGGTCGGCATGAAGTGCAGGTGCTCGACGACAGCACCGACGGCACGCGCCAGGTTGTGGATCACGTCGTTGCCGAGTTGCAGTCGCATGGTTACCACGTCGTTGTCGTTCGTCGCCCGCAGCGCACGGACTACAAGGCCGGAGCGCTCGCCCATGGGTTGCTGACCGCGCGTGGGGAGTTCGTAGCAGTCTTCGATGCGGATTTCGTACCCGATCGTGGTTTCCTGCGTCGGATGGTGCCGTTGTTGGTTTCGGACCCGCGGGCGTGTGCGGTCCAGGGTCGCTGGGGCCACCTCAACGCGCAGGAGACCTGGATTA from Phycisphaerales bacterium encodes:
- a CDS encoding response regulator codes for the protein MTRLLPLRALVLDDEEAVGRRLGEWLRIAACDAVTFTEPAAALAHVAQAPPHLAFVDLRLPGLAGAEVIAQLRIRAPGVRIIALCGFPETAEVITAVRAGARDVLEKPVQQPALLAAVERALAEDGLHIRTEEEFNQRLGARLRLLRSETQRTLADVAGAADLTAAQLSQIENGRSGTTAWGLARICGALRLPLDTALRGL